One Nostocoides sp. HKS02 genomic window carries:
- a CDS encoding STAS domain-containing protein produces MRALRTGQEVAIIGRIDVHTVPDVRLLLHEIIDTGCGDVLMRLAHAEIGDATGLGVLVEAYNRARRAGRRLAVVDMTERTGRLLRASRLDRALVLREVPEASTVAAVTA; encoded by the coding sequence GTGCGTGCACTGCGCACAGGTCAGGAAGTCGCCATCATCGGGCGGATCGACGTGCACACCGTCCCGGACGTGCGCCTGCTCCTCCACGAGATCATCGACACCGGGTGCGGCGACGTGCTCATGCGCTTGGCTCATGCCGAGATCGGTGACGCGACCGGGCTCGGGGTGCTCGTCGAGGCCTACAACCGCGCCCGTCGGGCCGGCCGGCGACTGGCCGTGGTCGACATGACCGAGCGCACCGGCCGGCTGTTGCGTGCATCACGCCTCGACCGTGCGCTCGTGCTGCGCGAGGTGCCCGAGGCGTCCACTGTGGCCGCTGTCACCGCCTGA